One genomic region from Oncorhynchus gorbuscha isolate QuinsamMale2020 ecotype Even-year linkage group LG13, OgorEven_v1.0, whole genome shotgun sequence encodes:
- the ubl3b gene encoding ubiquitin-like protein 3b → MTTQRDVDIVNLRLILVSGKTQDFIFSPNDSAMDIAKHVFDNWPLGWEEEQVSSASILRLIFQGRFLHGNVTLGALKLPPGRTTVMHLVARETLPEPNSHGQRNREKTAESNCCLLL, encoded by the exons ATGACAACTCAAAGGGATGTCGATATT GTGAACCTGCGTCTTATCCTGGTCAGTGGGAAGACACAAGACTTCATCTTCTCCCCCAACGACTCAGCCATGGACATCGCCAAGCACGTCTTTGATAACTGGCCcttgg gatgggaggaggagcaggtgagCAGCGCCAGCATCCTACGCCTCATCTTCCAGGGACGCTTCCTGCATGGCAACGTCACCCTGGGAG CTTTAAAACTGCCCCCTGGCCGAACAACTGTCATGCACTTGGTTGCCAGAGAGACCCTGCCAGAGCCTAACTCCCATG GTCAGCGTAACCGGGAGAAGACCGCGGAGAGCAACTGCTGTCTGCTCTTGTAA
- the LOC123993376 gene encoding cationic amino acid transporter 3-like, which translates to MAEKLASFGKMLLRRRALDCNQEESHFARCLTTLDLIALGVGATLGAGVYVLAGEVAREKAGPAIVLCFLIAALSSVLAGLCYAEFGARVPKTGSAYMYSYVTVGEIWAFITGWNLILSYVIGTASVARAWSSTFDNLVEQKISDFFRASMSIKVPGKILAEYPDLFAFILILLLTGLLAFGVSESALVNKIFTGVNLVVLGFVIISGLVKGDRTNWNLTVEDFVNTTNITDPEIIKEKFGTGGFAPFGFSGVLSGAATCFYAFVGFDCIATTSEEAKNPMRSIPIGIVASLLICFFAYFGVSAALTLMMPYYLLNKESPLPEAFSYVHWDPARYIVAVGSLCALSTSLLGSMFPMPRVIYAMAEDGLLFRFLSKMNIKTKTPLLATIVSGIVAALMAFLFDLAALVDLMSIGTLLAYTLVAVCVLILRYQPGTLGLSGASEKLVELVGLRRATMAEGDSGDEFDQEGEGETRPLRERFTLKMLLVPSCDVPTKTSGLIVYITTAVISVVFTLLCVVLAVWGAEVVSGHPLWVTICAILAFFAFLCVAIIWRQPPSRQALTFKVPLLPVLPLVSIFVNIYLMMQLDGPTWCRFAVWMTIGFLIYFGYGIKNSSEASPNRGKFETVLRSKSPIYLAEDDSEVEGMTP; encoded by the exons ATGGCTGAAAAGCTAGCGTCCTTCGGTAAGATGCTGCTCCGGCGACGGGCGCTGGACTGCAACCAGGAAGAGAGCCACTTTGCCCGATGCCTGACCACGCTGGACCTTATTGCCCTGGGGGTGGGTGCCACTCTGGGGGCCGGCGTCTATGTGCTGGCTGGAGAGGTGGCCAGGGAGAAGGCCGGCCCAGCCATCGTGCTCTGCTTCCTCATCGCAGCGCTCTCCTCCGTCCTTGCTGGTCTGTGTTATGCTGAGTTTGGTGCTCGTGTGCCCAAGACTGGTTCAGCCTACATGTACAGCTATGTGACTGTGGGGGAAATCTGGGCCTTCATCACTGGCTGGAACCTCATCCTCTCCTATGTCATAG GCACAGCCAGTGTTGCTCGGGCCTGGAGCTCCACCTTTGACAACCTGGTTGAACAGAAGATCTCAGACTTCTTCAGAGCCTCCATGTCCATCAAGGTCCCTGGGAAGATTCTTGCTGAATACCCAGACCTCTTCGCCTTCATCCTGATCTTGCTGCTCACTG GCCTGCTGGCGTTTGGCGTGAGTGAGTCGGCCCTGGTCAACAAGATCTTCACGGGGGTCAACCTGGTGGTGCTGGGCTTCGTCATCATCTCAGGCCTGGTGAAGGGAGACCGTACCAACTGGAACCTCACTGTGGAGGACTTTGTCAACACAACCAACATCACTGATCCAGA GATAATTAAAGAGAAGTTTGGCACTGGGGGTTTTGCTCCATTTGGCTTCAGTGGAGTCCTGTCTGGGGCAGCAACCTGCTTCTATGCCTTTGTGGGGTTCGACTGCATCGCAACAACAA GTGAAGAGGCCAAGAACCCTATGCGTTCTATCCCCATCGGTATCGTGGCTTCTCTGCTCATCTGTTTCTTTGCCTACTTCGGGGTgtctgcagccctcactctcaTGATGCCCTACTACCTGCTGAACAAAGAGAGCCCACTGCCAGAGGCCTTCAGTTATGTGCACTGGGACCCTGCCCGCTACATCGTGGCTGTGGGCTCCCTCTGTGCCCTCTCCACCAG TTTACTGGGCTCAATGTTCCCCATGCCCCGTGTAATCTATGCCATGGCTGAGGACGGCCTGCTCTTCCGCTTCCTCTCAAAGATGAACATAAAAACCAAGACCCCCCTGTTAGCCACCATCGTGTCGGGTATTGTAGCAG CCCTGATGGCATTCCTGTTTGATCTGGCAGCCCTGGTAGATCTGATGTCGATAGGAACTCTCCTGGCATACACACTAGTGGCAGTGTGTGTGCTTATCCTCAG GTACCAGCCGGGTACCCTGGGCCTCAGCGGTGCCAGTGAGAAGCTGGTGGAGCTGGTGGGTCTGCGGAGGGCAACCATGGCGGAGGGGGACAGTGGAGACGAGTTTGACCAGGAGGGTGAGGGGGAGACCAGGCCCCTCAGGGAGAGGTTCACCCTCAAGATGCTGCTGGTGCCCAGCTGTGACGTCCCCACCAAGACCTCCGGACTTATCGTGTACATCACTACCGCTGTCATCT cTGTGGTATTCACCCTGCTGTGCGTAGTGCTGGCTGTGTGGGGGGCAGAGGTGGTGAGTGGCCACCCCCTGTGGGTCACCATATGTGCCATACTGGCCTTCTTCGCCTTCCTGTGTGTGGCCATCATCTGGAGACAGCCCCCGAGCAGACAGGCACTCACCTTTAAA GTACCCCTGCTCCCAGTGCTGCCATTGGTCAGTATCTTTGTCAACATTTACCTCATGATGCAGCTGGATGGGCCAACATGGTGTCGCTTTGCAGTGTGGATGACTATTG GTTTTCTCATCTACTTTGGTTATGGGATTAAGAACAGCTCAGAGGCCTCACCCAACCGTGGTAAATTTGAGACAGTCCTCCGATCAAAGAGTCCCATCTACCTGGCAGAGGATGACAGTGAGGTGGAAGGGATGACACCTTAG